A region of Desulfolithobacter dissulfuricans DNA encodes the following proteins:
- the rpsO gene encoding 30S ribosomal protein S15 — translation MAQDATKKKEIIEKFKTHEGDTGSPEVQIALLTDRIQYLTEHFRTHHKDHHSRRGLLKLVGQRRSLLRYLKRKDINRYRSLIKELGIRK, via the coding sequence GTGGCACAGGACGCAACCAAGAAGAAAGAAATCATTGAAAAATTCAAAACGCATGAGGGTGATACCGGTTCCCCGGAGGTACAGATCGCTCTGCTCACCGACCGGATCCAGTATCTGACCGAGCATTTCCGGACCCACCACAAGGATCATCATTCCCGCCGTGGTCTGCTGAAGCTTGTCGGTCAGCGGCGGAGTCTGCTGCGGTATCTCAAGCGAAAAGACATCAACCGGTACCGGAGCCTGATCAAGGAACTCGGTATCCGTAAGTAG
- the nusA gene encoding transcription termination factor NusA — MFTDLKRIIDQISRDKGIDRTLLVEAIEEAVRSAVRKKYGSRRDIEVQFNEELGEVEVFQFRTVVEEVEDEETEISLEEARVLDPEVELGDDLGEKLENIADLGRIAAQSAKQVIIHRMRDAEREVIYEMFRDRQGTIVNGIVQRFERGNMIVNLGRTDAVLPREGQIPKRSFKQGDRIRAYLLEVRQDSRDSQLILSRTCNEFLIKLFEMEVPEIAEGIVKIMGASREPGFRAKIAVSSLESDVDPVGACVGLKGSRVQNVVQELQGERIDIVPWNPDPAKYVYNALAPAEVSMVIVDEDEHQLLVVVPDDQLSLAIGRQGQNVRLASRLIGWRIDVKSETRYANLEDKGYQTLIAIESVDENLADKLFAAGIRSARDLASADIEELMQLAMIDEERALELKDLAAAWVASAPEALAALERGEDEEEFEAAPGNVIEGGGEPEPLEPPDSEGFEQSGTEGGEEIVAAEPDSAEAVVEHSPSGDSAQAEEGALDQESGDSTDR; from the coding sequence ATGTTTACAGACTTGAAGCGGATAATCGATCAGATCAGCCGGGACAAAGGTATTGACCGGACACTGTTGGTAGAAGCCATTGAGGAGGCCGTGCGTTCTGCTGTCAGGAAGAAATACGGAAGCCGCCGGGATATCGAGGTTCAGTTCAACGAGGAACTGGGCGAGGTGGAGGTTTTTCAGTTCCGCACCGTTGTCGAAGAGGTGGAGGACGAGGAAACCGAGATCTCTCTTGAAGAGGCCCGGGTCCTGGATCCTGAGGTCGAGCTTGGCGATGATCTGGGTGAAAAGCTGGAAAATATTGCCGATCTTGGCCGGATCGCGGCCCAGTCGGCCAAGCAGGTCATCATCCATCGGATGCGCGACGCCGAGCGGGAGGTCATCTACGAGATGTTCCGCGACCGGCAGGGTACCATTGTCAACGGTATTGTCCAGCGATTCGAGCGGGGCAACATGATCGTCAACCTGGGCCGGACCGATGCGGTTCTGCCCCGGGAGGGCCAGATTCCCAAGCGCTCTTTCAAGCAGGGAGACCGAATCCGGGCCTATCTCCTGGAAGTGCGCCAGGACAGCCGGGATTCCCAGCTCATCCTGAGCCGAACCTGCAACGAATTTCTTATCAAACTCTTTGAGATGGAAGTGCCGGAGATTGCCGAGGGAATCGTCAAGATCATGGGTGCCTCCCGTGAGCCCGGTTTCCGGGCCAAAATAGCGGTCTCCTCTCTGGAGTCGGATGTGGATCCGGTGGGCGCCTGTGTCGGCCTCAAGGGATCCCGGGTCCAGAATGTGGTCCAGGAACTCCAGGGCGAGCGTATCGATATCGTCCCCTGGAATCCGGATCCGGCCAAGTATGTCTACAACGCCCTGGCCCCGGCCGAGGTTTCCATGGTTATTGTCGATGAGGACGAACACCAGCTGCTGGTGGTGGTTCCCGATGATCAGCTGTCGCTGGCCATCGGCCGCCAGGGTCAGAATGTGCGGCTGGCCTCCCGGTTGATCGGCTGGCGGATCGACGTCAAGAGCGAGACCCGGTACGCCAACCTGGAGGATAAGGGATACCAGACCCTGATCGCCATTGAAAGCGTGGATGAGAACCTGGCAGACAAGCTCTTTGCCGCCGGCATCCGCTCGGCCAGAGACCTGGCATCGGCTGACATCGAAGAGCTGATGCAGCTGGCGATGATCGATGAGGAGCGGGCCCTGGAACTCAAGGACCTGGCCGCTGCCTGGGTGGCTTCGGCTCCCGAGGCCCTGGCCGCCCTGGAGCGTGGTGAGGACGAGGAGGAGTTTGAGGCTGCTCCCGGTAATGTCATCGAGGGTGGAGGGGAACCGGAACCGCTCGAACCGCCCGATTCAGAAGGTTTTGAGCAGTCGGGAACCGAGGGGGGCGAGGAGATCGTTGCCGCTGAACCGGATTCCGCAGAAGCGGTAGTCGAGCACTCGCCATCCGGAGACAGTGCCCAGGCAGAGGAAGGTGCTCTGGATCAGGAAAGCGGGGACAGCACCGACCGGTGA
- the truB gene encoding tRNA pseudouridine(55) synthase TruB translates to MTADISTGAQQFAGVFLLDKPAGMTSFAVVRTVRRLLGIKKVGHAGTLDPFATGLLIVCAGRPATRLIDRFMAGTKEYVAILQLGEETETQDPEGKVTSVCQVSDFDDSRIDQILQGFVGPGLQAPPPFSAAKHRGKPLYHYARQGIMIEKEPKAIEIYSLVRDHYDPQTHRLTITVTCSRGTYIRVLAADIGRELGCGAHLVALRRIRSGSFSVAESLPVAELSTGEGRERLLESMLPLESVLQILDQT, encoded by the coding sequence ATGACGGCCGATATATCCACCGGAGCGCAACAGTTTGCCGGTGTGTTTCTCCTTGATAAACCCGCAGGCATGACCTCGTTTGCGGTGGTCCGCACGGTGCGGCGGCTGCTGGGGATAAAGAAGGTGGGCCACGCCGGGACCCTTGATCCCTTTGCCACCGGTCTGCTCATTGTCTGTGCCGGCCGGCCGGCCACCCGGCTCATTGACCGGTTCATGGCTGGAACCAAGGAGTATGTGGCCATACTGCAGCTCGGCGAGGAGACCGAGACCCAGGATCCGGAAGGAAAGGTAACCTCCGTGTGCCAGGTTTCGGATTTTGACGACTCACGCATCGATCAGATCCTGCAGGGCTTTGTCGGCCCGGGACTGCAGGCACCGCCACCCTTTTCGGCGGCCAAGCACAGGGGAAAACCGCTCTACCATTATGCGCGCCAGGGGATAATGATTGAAAAAGAGCCCAAGGCCATTGAAATTTATTCTCTTGTCCGGGATCACTACGATCCGCAGACCCATCGGTTGACCATCACGGTCACCTGCAGCCGCGGGACCTATATCCGGGTGCTGGCGGCAGACATTGGCCGGGAATTGGGCTGTGGCGCTCATCTCGTGGCTCTGCGGCGGATACGGAGCGGCTCGTTTTCCGTCGCCGAGAGTCTGCCGGTCGCGGAGCTCTCAACCGGGGAGGGCCGGGAGCGGCTGCTGGAGTCCATGCTGCCGCTTGAGAGTGTGCTGCAGATACTGGATCAGACCTAA
- a CDS encoding YlxR family protein — MCRGCGRRAPKQELVRFIWDHGEIREDASGNMPGRGVYCCENTVCRTRLLKKKNMKILKQALRLQLDKGILRKESSRKSQEFDGSNR, encoded by the coding sequence ATGTGCCGTGGCTGTGGACGGCGAGCGCCGAAACAGGAACTGGTGCGCTTTATCTGGGATCATGGCGAGATCAGGGAAGATGCCTCGGGCAACATGCCGGGACGCGGCGTATACTGCTGCGAGAACACAGTGTGCCGTACGCGGCTGTTGAAAAAAAAGAACATGAAAATACTGAAGCAGGCATTGCGGCTTCAACTTGATAAGGGCATTTTGAGAAAAGAGAGTTCTCGGAAAAGCCAAGAGTTTGACGGGAGTAATAGATGA
- a CDS encoding DHH family phosphoesterase — translation MMATIPDSIVQAIRETSNIVLATHINPDGDALGSLLGLASVLEAMGKEVVRYLEEPVSHLYDFLPETQKVVNDLGSVQRFIEESGDDILAISLDCGDMQRLGQSGPWLMKTRPFVVIDHHKGNNGFGDLTWIEPHRSSTGEMIYDLACVLGQPLSRNAAVCLYTAILTDTGSFHYESTSAHTFEVASRLLECGVQPDKVAQSLYDNYTVGRLRLMQLVLATLETFYQDRIALLRVTRSMLGRTGTGLEDTENFINLARSIATVEVAVFFKETDNNMISVSLRAKGHCDVARVAARFGGGGHRNAAGFRQSGLDMDRLRDRLLPLLMQELES, via the coding sequence ATGATGGCGACAATTCCTGATTCCATAGTCCAGGCTATCCGGGAAACCTCCAATATCGTCCTGGCCACCCACATCAACCCGGATGGTGACGCTCTTGGTTCCCTGCTGGGACTGGCAAGTGTTCTCGAGGCCATGGGTAAGGAGGTCGTGCGGTACCTGGAGGAACCGGTATCGCATCTCTATGATTTTCTGCCCGAGACCCAGAAGGTGGTCAACGACCTGGGGTCGGTGCAGCGTTTTATCGAAGAGTCCGGGGATGATATTCTTGCTATTTCCCTGGACTGTGGTGATATGCAGCGGCTTGGCCAGAGCGGTCCCTGGCTGATGAAGACCCGCCCTTTCGTGGTGATCGACCACCATAAGGGCAATAACGGCTTTGGGGACCTGACCTGGATCGAACCGCACCGATCCTCCACCGGCGAGATGATCTATGACCTGGCCTGCGTCCTGGGCCAGCCGCTGTCCAGAAACGCGGCCGTCTGTCTCTATACCGCCATTCTTACCGATACCGGATCATTCCACTACGAATCCACCAGCGCCCACACTTTTGAGGTGGCCTCTCGGCTCCTGGAGTGTGGCGTCCAGCCGGACAAGGTGGCCCAGAGTCTGTATGACAACTATACCGTCGGTCGCCTTCGGCTCATGCAGCTGGTCCTGGCCACCCTGGAGACTTTTTACCAGGACCGCATTGCCCTGCTCCGGGTGACCCGTTCCATGCTCGGACGGACTGGGACGGGCCTGGAGGATACGGAAAATTTCATCAACCTGGCCCGTTCCATCGCCACCGTGGAGGTGGCGGTGTTTTTCAAGGAGACCGATAATAACATGATTTCGGTCAGCCTGCGGGCCAAGGGTCACTGTGATGTGGCCAGGGTGGCGGCCCGGTTCGGGGGCGGCGGACATCGCAACGCCGCAGGTTTCCGGCAGTCAGGCCTCGATATGGACCGGCTCCGCGACCGGTTGCTGCCCCTGCTCATGCAGGAACTGGAAAGCTGA
- the infB gene encoding translation initiation factor IF-2 — protein sequence MSRVRVYELAKEAGFKSKELADKLIALGYPIKSHSSTVDEATAAEIRRKVFGSGTIEVGEERITVRKKPAVVRTKVTTVRRRSRAEKEETARKAEEELLAAQASLEEEKAAAAKERVAEPEVREESEAPAVTPEGETTEAGAAPEAVEGTPPAAGAEQEPASAPEVPAGAGEVAGKGIREEDPETTGKETGGSAQPIAEEPPVQPARPEVKRAKGLARVVGKVDIKVEPERPRPQRRTGRLQAGGAPAVADAGPGPAARPAGKGKGKKKSVVDAGGDNGFGKPRKKGGRKGRKVDFSRGDEAEFVRYRKKKKKGGARRDKTPSAPVAETKAIKKRIKVFETITVGDLAKRMGVKASEVIAQLMGLGVMATVNQALDVDTATLVAADFGYEVEQGMTEEIEIMQLQEQEEGGEEQPRPPVVTVMGHVDHGKTSILDAIRKTDVASGEAGGITQHIGAYHVQASSGGVTFVDTPGHAAFTEMRSRGAQVTDIVVLVVAADDGVMDQTREAIAHAKAAGVPIVVAVNKIDKDNADPERVKRELGEFGLIPEEWGGDTIYCETSAKRNIGIDELLENIQLQAEILELKADPSRKARGTVIEAQLHKGRGPVATVLVQEGTLRVGDYFVAGLYSGKVRSLTNDRGEQVREAGPAMPVEVQGLSGVPSAGDEFVVVKDEKMAKSVSASRQLKARETELASASKVSLDNLFEKIAEQEVKELRIILRADVQGTLEAFGQAAEKLSTDEIRVRVLHEGTGSITENDIHLAAASDAIIIGFNVRPTVKVKELAEREQVDVRSYDVIYHALEDIQKAMVGMLEPTYEEQVIGTAEVRETFQVPKVGTIAGCFVIDGKIERNAGVRVLRDGVVIYNGKIASLRRFKDDVKEVQSGYECGIGVENFNDIKVGDHLEAYTMIEVEATL from the coding sequence ATGAGCAGGGTCCGTGTTTACGAGCTGGCCAAAGAGGCTGGTTTCAAAAGTAAAGAGCTGGCTGACAAGCTGATAGCATTGGGCTATCCGATCAAGAGCCATAGCTCAACGGTTGACGAGGCTACGGCCGCCGAGATTCGCCGCAAGGTGTTTGGTTCTGGTACTATTGAAGTCGGGGAAGAGCGGATTACGGTCAGGAAAAAACCTGCTGTCGTCAGGACGAAAGTCACTACGGTCCGGCGCCGCTCCAGGGCGGAGAAGGAAGAAACCGCCCGCAAGGCCGAAGAGGAGCTGCTCGCAGCCCAGGCCTCCCTGGAGGAAGAAAAGGCTGCTGCCGCCAAGGAGAGGGTTGCGGAGCCGGAGGTCAGGGAAGAAAGCGAAGCACCGGCGGTTACCCCGGAAGGTGAAACAACGGAGGCAGGAGCTGCACCTGAGGCCGTGGAGGGTACTCCTCCGGCGGCCGGGGCTGAGCAAGAGCCTGCGTCGGCGCCTGAGGTACCAGCTGGTGCCGGAGAAGTAGCCGGCAAAGGAATCCGGGAAGAAGATCCCGAAACCACTGGCAAAGAGACCGGCGGATCTGCTCAGCCCATCGCCGAGGAACCTCCGGTTCAGCCGGCCAGGCCGGAGGTCAAACGGGCCAAGGGTTTGGCCAGGGTGGTTGGTAAAGTTGATATCAAGGTCGAGCCCGAGCGGCCGCGGCCCCAGCGACGTACCGGTCGACTCCAGGCCGGTGGTGCACCAGCCGTGGCCGATGCCGGTCCGGGACCTGCAGCCAGACCCGCAGGCAAGGGCAAGGGTAAAAAGAAATCCGTGGTCGATGCCGGCGGCGACAACGGATTTGGCAAGCCGCGGAAGAAAGGCGGTCGCAAGGGCCGCAAGGTGGACTTCAGCCGCGGGGACGAGGCTGAATTTGTCCGCTATCGCAAGAAGAAGAAAAAAGGCGGGGCCAGGCGTGACAAGACACCTTCGGCTCCTGTCGCCGAGACCAAGGCCATCAAGAAGCGGATCAAGGTCTTTGAGACCATTACCGTGGGTGATCTTGCAAAACGAATGGGGGTCAAGGCCAGCGAAGTGATTGCCCAGCTCATGGGACTCGGGGTCATGGCCACGGTCAACCAGGCCCTGGATGTGGATACCGCCACCCTGGTTGCTGCCGACTTCGGCTACGAGGTCGAGCAGGGCATGACCGAAGAGATCGAAATCATGCAGCTCCAGGAGCAGGAAGAGGGGGGCGAGGAGCAGCCGCGTCCGCCGGTGGTCACGGTCATGGGTCATGTCGACCATGGTAAGACATCCATCCTGGATGCCATCCGCAAGACCGATGTGGCCTCGGGCGAGGCGGGCGGTATTACCCAGCATATAGGCGCCTATCATGTCCAGGCATCCTCGGGCGGGGTCACCTTTGTCGATACCCCAGGTCATGCCGCCTTCACCGAGATGCGCTCCCGTGGAGCCCAGGTTACCGATATTGTGGTCCTGGTTGTGGCCGCCGATGACGGGGTCATGGATCAGACCCGCGAGGCCATCGCCCACGCCAAGGCCGCCGGGGTGCCCATTGTTGTCGCGGTCAACAAGATCGACAAGGACAACGCTGATCCGGAACGGGTCAAGCGGGAACTGGGTGAATTCGGGCTGATCCCCGAGGAGTGGGGTGGTGATACCATCTACTGCGAGACCTCGGCCAAGCGTAATATCGGCATCGACGAGCTGCTGGAAAATATCCAGCTCCAGGCGGAAATTCTGGAACTCAAGGCCGATCCCAGCCGTAAGGCCCGCGGAACGGTGATCGAGGCCCAGCTCCATAAGGGCCGTGGTCCGGTGGCCACCGTCCTGGTCCAGGAAGGAACGCTTCGGGTCGGGGATTATTTCGTCGCCGGGCTCTATTCGGGCAAGGTCCGTTCCCTGACCAATGATCGCGGTGAGCAGGTCAGGGAAGCCGGGCCCGCCATGCCGGTGGAGGTCCAGGGGCTGTCCGGAGTGCCTTCGGCCGGTGACGAGTTCGTCGTGGTCAAGGACGAGAAGATGGCCAAGTCGGTTTCGGCCTCCCGACAGCTCAAGGCCCGGGAAACCGAGCTGGCATCGGCCTCCAAAGTTTCGCTGGACAATCTCTTTGAAAAGATTGCCGAGCAGGAGGTCAAGGAACTGCGGATCATCCTCCGGGCCGATGTCCAGGGTACTCTGGAGGCCTTTGGCCAGGCGGCGGAAAAACTTTCCACCGACGAGATCCGGGTTCGGGTCCTGCACGAGGGGACCGGTTCGATCACGGAAAACGATATCCATCTCGCGGCCGCCTCAGATGCCATCATCATCGGCTTCAATGTCCGGCCCACGGTCAAGGTCAAGGAACTGGCCGAACGGGAGCAGGTGGATGTCCGGTCCTATGATGTCATCTATCATGCCCTGGAGGATATCCAGAAGGCCATGGTCGGTATGCTGGAGCCAACCTACGAGGAACAGGTGATCGGCACGGCCGAGGTTCGGGAAACTTTCCAGGTGCCCAAAGTCGGCACCATTGCCGGCTGTTTTGTCATCGATGGCAAGATTGAGCGCAACGCCGGGGTCCGGGTCCTGCGGGACGGGGTGGTCATTTACAACGGCAAGATCGCTTCGCTCAGGCGTTTCAAGGATGATGTCAAGGAAGTCCAGTCCGGGTACGAGTGTGGTATCGGGGTGGAAAACTTCAATGACATCAAGGTCGGAGATCACCTTGAGGCCTACACCATGATCGAGGTGGAAGCCACCCTGTAA
- the rbfA gene encoding 30S ribosome-binding factor RbfA, with product MDFDFTLPGLGRPQSARPKRVGEAIQRELAMLLLRKVRDPRLHQVTVTSVEMSPDLKRAKVFFIVALGGDSAKARKGLERARGFFRTHIARTLNLRYTPDLIFRQDMENRGADRLEELFAEIARQRNDDGDNS from the coding sequence ATGGATTTTGATTTTACCCTGCCTGGTCTGGGTCGTCCGCAGAGCGCGCGGCCCAAACGGGTGGGAGAGGCGATACAGCGCGAGCTGGCAATGCTTTTGCTCCGCAAGGTGCGGGATCCCAGGCTGCATCAGGTGACTGTGACCAGTGTGGAAATGTCCCCGGACCTGAAGCGGGCCAAGGTGTTCTTCATCGTGGCCCTGGGCGGTGACTCTGCCAAAGCGCGCAAGGGACTGGAACGGGCCCGCGGTTTTTTCCGGACCCACATAGCCAGGACCCTGAACCTGCGCTACACCCCGGACCTGATTTTCCGTCAGGACATGGAAAACAGGGGCGCGGACCGGCTTGAGGAACTGTTTGCGGAAATCGCCCGACAGAGGAACGATGATGGCGACAATTCCTGA